The proteins below are encoded in one region of Tachypleus tridentatus isolate NWPU-2018 chromosome 4, ASM421037v1, whole genome shotgun sequence:
- the LOC143249989 gene encoding uncharacterized protein LOC143249989, with amino-acid sequence MCRTVNTLTVLLTLCLVNIPRTLAVRVVRNLKGMATYGTETFRLVNDRLARETKSSGIVDCAGHCGRESGCSGLNYGQDKCILIFADYSSDSQDVIAREGYTYYRIEDVQTCDTTSCATMGSFVTQSQQITTTKVSTATKQSSPVSSQVPPSTSTMAPSETVKPNVTTDVIATTLALSETIKPNVTTDVTTTTLDASETIKPNVTTDVTTTTTTLKEGFTVATFTIILTTVPTTFKTTPLPILPELQAETTSISTEQNTKASTVNQVSTIITIVSSPQDYTSAQSICESNGGNLFMPKSTIMQQSIEMVLQSHYPQASNPDKYFFDWSERPDHPQRFSLCRWNRRLGVFLGFRIAACYNLSGLTRVGPPFSINSSLLQPEWLKQAVQVTFYTVVDQMGTYSGSAQVCNATGGILVLPKTELEQIALEQTINATSSTRNQELIWIGVNDNNVANSYNFEDGTVVSNFFWGAGAQHVSDGIPSCVAVDRSYDFKWVEKPCGNDYPFFCQKVSS; translated from the exons atgtgtagaactgtgaacaCTCTAACAGTCCTGCTGACCTTGTGTTTGGTCAACATACCTAGGACACTTGCAGTTCGTGTGGTAAGGAATTTAAAGGGGATGGCGACTTACGGAACGGAAACATTTCGGTTAGTGAATGACCGTCTCGCGAGAGAAACGAAGTCGTCTGGTATCGTCGACTGCGCTGGTCACTGTGGACGAGAGAGCGGCTGCTCAGGGTTGAACTATGGGCAAGacaaatgcattttaatttttgCCGACTATTCCAGCGACTCTCAAGACGTCATAGCTCGAGAAGGATACACCTATTACAGAATAGAAGACGTGCAA ACTTGTGATACAACCAGTTGTGCTACCATGG GTTCATTTGTGACCCAAAGCCAACAGATTACCACTACCAAAGTCTCAACAGCTACTAAACAGTCAAGTCCTGTTTCTTCACAAGTACCACCTTCCACCAGCACAATGGCTCCAAGTGAAACAGTAAAGCCCAACGTGACGACTGACGTAATAGCTACAACTCTGGCTCTAAGTGAAACAATAAAGCCCAACGTGACGACTGACGTAACAACTACAACTCTGGATGCAAGTGAAACAATAAAGCCCAACGTGACGACTGACGTAACAACCACCACCACAACCTTGAAGGAAGGTTTTACTGTGGCAACATTTACAATAATTCTTACCACAGTGCCCACAACTTTCAAAACCACACCATTACCGATTCTACCAGAATTACAAGCTGAAACCACATCTATTTCTACTGAACAGAATACCAAAGCGTCAACGGTTAACCAAG TTTCTACGATAATAACCATCGTCAGCAGTCCTCAGGACTACACCTCTGCACAGTCCATTTGCGAGAGCAATGGAGGGAACTTGTTCATGCCGAAATCAACAATAATGCAACAATCTATTGAAATGGTATTACAATCGCACTATCCGCAAGCCAGTAACCctgacaaatatttttttgattGGAGCGAACGACCAGACCACCCACAACGTTTTTCACTTTGTAGATGGAACCGTCGTCTCGGAGTTTTTCTGGGGTTCAGG ATAGCAGCTTGTTACAACCTGAGTGGTTTAACCAGGGTAGGACCTCCCTTCTCTATAAATAGCAGCTTACTACAACCTGAGTGGCTGAAGCAGG CTGTTCAGGTGACGTTTTACACGGTTGTAGATCAAATGGGAACTTACAGTGGCTCCGCTCAAGTGTGTAACGCTACTGGTGGGATTTTGGTCCTGCCTAAAACTGAGTTGGAGCAGATAGCCTTGGAGCAGACCATCAACGCCACCTCTTCTACCCGAAACCAAGAGCTTATTTGGATAGGAGTTAACGACAATAATGTTGCAAACTCTTACAATTTTGAAGACGGAACTGTGGTTTCCAACTTCTTCTGGGGTGCTGGTGCTCAGCACGTATCCGACGGGATTCCATCCTGCGTGGCTGTCGATCGTAGCTACGACTTTAAGTGGGTCGAGAAGCCTTGTGGGAACGATTATCCCTTCTTTTGTCAGAAAGTTTCTTCTTGA